In the Symbiobacterium terraclitae genome, one interval contains:
- the rsmB gene encoding 16S rRNA (cytosine(967)-C(5))-methyltransferase RsmB: MPRPKPKPPRTGREAALRALRDVDVKAAYANLALDHHLSGSGLEGRERALATELAYGVTRRRATLDWAISQVASRPLEQMDPWVRNILREAVYQILYMDRIPDSAAVDEAVELAKQYGHAGVAKFVNGVLRNLLRRLPELEWPDEEAEPVRALAVKHSYPDWLVAEWLQRFGRGEAVRLLEAGNEVPPLTVRVNRLKATREEAAAALAEEGVRTEPTRHSPQGLIIRDLTSASWLDRLKAMKQGLITVQDESSMLVAAVLDPQPGWTVIDVAAAPGGKATHLAELMGNQGRVIAVDIHPHKVDLIEQNARRLGATIVEGLCLDARQIGDVMPGRADAVLCDLPCSGLGTLARRPDARWRKSPADVEALVPIQRAILESAAKALKPGGALVYSTCTIQPKENQELVEAFVADHPEFRFDDIWAHLPPTISREGRAEGYVQLLPHVHGTDGFFIARMVKAG; the protein is encoded by the coding sequence ATGCCGCGTCCCAAGCCCAAGCCCCCGCGCACCGGCCGCGAGGCGGCGCTGCGCGCCCTGCGCGACGTCGACGTCAAGGCGGCCTACGCCAATCTCGCCCTCGACCATCACCTCTCCGGCAGCGGGCTGGAGGGACGTGAGCGCGCCCTGGCCACCGAGCTGGCCTACGGCGTCACCCGCCGGCGGGCCACGCTCGACTGGGCCATCAGCCAGGTGGCCTCCCGGCCCCTGGAGCAGATGGACCCGTGGGTGCGCAACATCCTGCGGGAGGCCGTCTACCAGATCCTCTACATGGACCGCATCCCCGATTCGGCCGCCGTCGACGAGGCCGTGGAGCTGGCCAAGCAGTACGGCCACGCCGGGGTGGCCAAGTTCGTCAACGGCGTGCTGCGCAACCTGCTGCGCCGGCTGCCCGAGCTCGAGTGGCCCGACGAGGAGGCCGAGCCCGTCCGGGCGCTGGCGGTGAAACACTCCTATCCGGACTGGCTCGTCGCCGAGTGGCTGCAGCGCTTCGGCCGGGGCGAGGCCGTCCGCCTGCTGGAGGCGGGCAACGAGGTGCCGCCGCTGACGGTCCGGGTCAACCGGCTGAAGGCGACCCGGGAAGAGGCGGCGGCGGCCCTGGCGGAGGAGGGGGTGCGGACCGAGCCCACCCGCCACTCGCCGCAGGGGCTGATCATCCGCGACCTCACGTCGGCCTCCTGGCTGGACCGGCTGAAGGCGATGAAGCAGGGGCTGATCACGGTGCAGGACGAGTCCTCCATGCTGGTCGCGGCGGTCCTGGACCCGCAGCCCGGCTGGACGGTCATCGACGTGGCGGCGGCCCCCGGCGGGAAGGCCACCCACCTGGCGGAGCTGATGGGCAACCAGGGCCGGGTGATCGCCGTGGACATCCACCCGCACAAGGTGGACCTGATCGAGCAGAACGCCCGCCGGCTCGGGGCGACGATCGTGGAGGGCCTCTGCCTGGACGCCCGGCAGATCGGCGACGTCATGCCCGGCCGGGCCGACGCCGTCCTCTGCGACCTGCCCTGCTCGGGCCTGGGCACCCTGGCCCGCCGCCCCGACGCCCGGTGGCGGAAGAGCCCGGCGGACGTGGAGGCCCTGGTGCCGATTCAGCGGGCGATCCTGGAGTCGGCGGCGAAGGCCCTGAAGCCCGGCGGGGCGCTGGTCTACTCGACCTGTACGATCCAGCCGAAGGAGAACCAGGAGCTGGTGGAGGCATTCGTGGCCGACCACCCGGAGTTCCGGTTCGACGACATCTGGGCGCACCTGCCGCCCACGATCTCCCGGGAAGGCCGGGCGGAGGGGTACGTGCAGCTCCTGCCGCACGTCCACGGCACGGACGGGTTCTTCATCGCGCGGATGGTGAAGGCGGGGTAG
- the fmt gene encoding methionyl-tRNA formyltransferase has product MKILFMGTPEFAATSLKALLAAGYPVVGVVTQPDKPAGRGGKLRPSPVKEVGLAHGLPVFQPRRLRRPEVVAQLKELGSDLTVVVAYGQILSKEALEISPLGSINVHGSLLPRWRGAAPIQRAIMAGDTETGVCTMWMDEGMDTGDVCLTARVPIGPDATGGEIHDRLAEVGAELLVETLRRIEAGDAPRIPQPEEGVTYAAKLEREDEQIDWSRPAQDLHNQIRALNPWPGAYTTGPKGMLKIWRTSLLPGHPPGAEPGTVVELVRGVGFAVATGDGALLVREVQPPGKGRMDAWSYVNGGGARVGTRFAG; this is encoded by the coding sequence CTGAAGATCCTCTTCATGGGCACCCCGGAGTTTGCGGCCACGTCCCTGAAGGCGCTGCTCGCCGCCGGCTACCCGGTGGTGGGCGTGGTGACGCAGCCGGACAAGCCGGCCGGCCGCGGCGGGAAGCTCCGCCCGTCGCCGGTGAAGGAGGTCGGGCTGGCCCACGGCCTGCCGGTCTTCCAGCCGCGGCGCCTGCGCCGCCCGGAGGTGGTCGCCCAGCTGAAGGAGCTGGGCTCCGACCTGACGGTGGTGGTAGCCTACGGGCAGATCCTCTCCAAGGAGGCGCTGGAGATCAGCCCGCTGGGGTCGATCAACGTGCACGGCTCGCTGCTGCCCCGGTGGCGGGGTGCGGCGCCGATTCAGCGGGCGATCATGGCGGGCGACACCGAGACCGGCGTCTGCACGATGTGGATGGACGAGGGCATGGATACCGGCGACGTCTGCCTGACGGCCCGGGTGCCCATCGGCCCGGACGCCACGGGTGGCGAGATCCACGACCGGCTGGCGGAGGTCGGGGCCGAACTGCTGGTGGAGACCCTGCGCCGGATCGAGGCCGGCGATGCGCCGCGCATCCCGCAGCCGGAGGAGGGCGTGACCTACGCCGCCAAGCTGGAGCGGGAGGACGAGCAGATCGACTGGTCCCGTCCCGCGCAGGACCTGCACAACCAGATCCGGGCGCTCAACCCGTGGCCCGGTGCTTACACGACGGGTCCAAAGGGAATGCTTAAGATATGGCGCACTTCCCTGCTGCCCGGCCACCCGCCGGGAGCCGAACCCGGCACGGTGGTCGAACTGGTGCGGGGGGTGGGCTTCGCCGTGGCCACCGGCGACGGCGCCCTCCTGGTGCGCGAGGTGCAGCCGCCCGGGAAGGGCCGCATGGACGCATGGTCCTACGTGAACGGCGGCGGTGCTCGGGTGGGCACCCGGTTTGCGGGATGA
- the coaBC gene encoding bifunctional phosphopantothenoylcysteine decarboxylase/phosphopantothenate--cysteine ligase CoaBC, producing the protein MLQGKTVLLGVSGGIAAYKAVEICSRLVKLGAEVHVLMTEAATRLVAPLTFQAISGNPVKVDLMGEQVHGHVDHVTLTHRADLLIVAPATANTIARLAGGHAGDWITVTALGVRCPVLLAPAMEAEMYANPLTQRNLRILADLGWTIMEPEEGRLASGLMGKGRLPEPAAIVERALALLGGNPAPGAGCAGAEGAGARTRDLAGRRVLVTAGTTREPFDPVRFIGNRSTGRMGYAIAAAAAARGAEVVLVSGPTSLEPPQGVRVVAVESCLQMLEACLAEFPTADITVAAAAPADYRPATVAPEKIKKAGDELTVTLVKNPDIIAELGRRKRPGQVTVAFAAETEHLLENARQKLVSKHADFVVANDVTAEGAGFGTETNRVVFVTPDGAEELPLMTKREVADRILDRAAALLEGGAHGDA; encoded by the coding sequence GCCACCCGGCTGGTGGCCCCGCTCACGTTCCAGGCCATCTCAGGCAATCCGGTGAAGGTCGACCTGATGGGCGAGCAGGTGCACGGCCACGTGGACCACGTGACGCTGACGCACCGCGCCGACCTGCTCATCGTGGCCCCGGCCACCGCCAACACCATCGCCCGGCTGGCCGGCGGCCACGCGGGCGACTGGATCACCGTCACCGCGCTGGGCGTGCGCTGCCCGGTGCTGCTGGCGCCGGCGATGGAGGCGGAGATGTACGCCAACCCCCTGACGCAGCGGAACCTGCGCATCCTGGCCGACCTGGGCTGGACGATCATGGAGCCCGAGGAGGGCCGCCTCGCCTCGGGGCTGATGGGCAAGGGCCGGCTGCCGGAGCCCGCGGCCATCGTCGAGCGGGCGCTGGCGCTGCTGGGGGGAAACCCCGCACCGGGCGCTGGCTGTGCGGGTGCTGAGGGCGCCGGGGCGCGCACCCGGGACCTGGCGGGCCGCAGAGTGCTGGTGACCGCCGGTACGACCCGGGAGCCCTTCGACCCGGTCCGGTTTATCGGCAACCGCTCCACCGGGCGGATGGGTTACGCCATCGCCGCGGCTGCTGCGGCCCGGGGGGCGGAGGTGGTGCTGGTCAGCGGGCCCACCAGCCTGGAGCCGCCGCAGGGGGTCCGGGTGGTGGCCGTCGAGTCCTGCCTGCAGATGCTGGAGGCCTGCCTCGCCGAGTTCCCGACGGCGGACATCACCGTGGCGGCGGCCGCGCCGGCCGACTACCGGCCCGCGACCGTGGCGCCGGAGAAGATCAAGAAGGCGGGCGACGAGCTGACGGTCACCCTGGTGAAGAACCCCGACATCATCGCCGAGCTGGGGCGGCGCAAGCGCCCCGGCCAGGTGACCGTCGCCTTTGCCGCCGAGACGGAGCACCTGCTGGAGAACGCCCGGCAGAAGCTGGTGAGCAAGCATGCCGACTTCGTCGTGGCCAACGACGTGACGGCGGAGGGCGCGGGCTTCGGCACCGAGACCAACCGGGTCGTCTTCGTCACGCCGGACGGCGCCGAGGAGCTGCCCCTCATGACCAAGCGGGAGGTCGCCGACCGCATCCTGGACCGTGCTGCGGCGCTGCTGGAGGGCGGGGCGCACGGCGATGCGTGA
- the def gene encoding peptide deformylase, translating into MAILEIVKDPAEVLRKKAKPVTKINAAVRKLLDDMTETMYAAPGVGLAAPQVGVSKRIIVVDPQDGSGQLYQLINPEITKAEGWVQGTEGCLSIPGMVGDVWRYEKVQVVALDRTGKKVWIDAEGWLARIFQHEIDHLDGILYTDKCTDLRPVPQGEEEAEEAAQARAEAERADEAGAADAAAAGVEAEVAGEASATGADADQAAEPAAAAAGAKRTRRRTAAKADAGAAKGE; encoded by the coding sequence ATGGCCATACTGGAAATCGTGAAAGACCCGGCTGAGGTCCTGCGCAAGAAGGCGAAGCCGGTTACGAAGATCAACGCTGCGGTGCGCAAGCTGCTGGACGACATGACCGAGACGATGTACGCCGCCCCCGGAGTGGGCCTGGCCGCCCCGCAGGTGGGGGTCTCGAAGCGGATCATCGTGGTCGACCCCCAGGACGGGTCGGGCCAGCTCTACCAGCTGATCAACCCCGAGATCACCAAGGCCGAGGGCTGGGTGCAGGGCACGGAGGGCTGCCTCTCGATCCCCGGCATGGTGGGCGACGTGTGGCGCTACGAGAAGGTGCAGGTCGTGGCGCTGGACCGGACCGGCAAGAAGGTCTGGATCGACGCCGAGGGCTGGCTGGCCCGCATCTTCCAACACGAGATCGACCACCTGGACGGCATCCTGTACACCGACAAGTGCACCGACCTCCGTCCCGTTCCCCAGGGTGAGGAGGAGGCGGAGGAGGCTGCGCAGGCGCGCGCGGAGGCTGAACGAGCCGACGAGGCCGGCGCCGCCGATGCCGCCGCGGCAGGCGTCGAGGCGGAGGTTGCTGGCGAGGCGTCCGCGACGGGCGCCGACGCGGATCAGGCCGCCGAGCCCGCTGCGGCTGCCGCTGGCGCGAAGCGGACCCGTCGGCGCACCGCTGCGAAGGCCGATGCGGGGGCCGCGAAGGGGGAGTAG
- the priA gene encoding primosomal protein N', with amino-acid sequence MRERDGMGAGGPRVEAGAEFAQVAVDVTAEGTDKLFTYLVPRSLAGRLQPGQWVRVPFGHQRMVGLYVGPAERAPEGVALKEIAGLLPEIPPIPAPLVQLARWTADRYLSTFPAALRLLLPPEARRQEVRTLTITSYRLNVDDVEALVEQLGRRAPRQAELLTYMARVGGEAERAQVLADLGESIAGPIKVALEKGWLVAGRVARRRDPFAGEQVIPTPPPVLTPEQQQALDSIRQELIAPPGFRQPVLIHGVTGSGKTELYLRAIAMVREMGRNAICLVPEISLTPQMIQRFRARFGGEVAVLHSALSAGEKFDEWQRIRRGEVSIVVGARSAVFAPFENVGLIIIDEEHEQSYKQESPPPAYHAREVAAERARLEGALLVLGSATPALESFHLARTGVYRLVSLDHRVDDRPMPSVTLVDMREELRAGNRSIFSRALVEALDQTLAAREQAILFLNRRGYNTFILCRTCGEAIQCVSCAVAMTYHLGDDHLACHYCDHTAPVPTVCPKCGSKAIRHLGAGTERVEEELRRLYPGARVARMDVDTTRRKGSHAAILKRFANREVDVLVGTQMITKGLDFPDVTLVGVVLADTSLNLPDFRAAERTFQLVTQVAGRAGRGERPGRVIVQTYQPDHASLLAAAEHDYHRFFAEEVKFREQLDYPPFAHMIHLVLSGEEEAAVIETARAVHQLLVSGGFSGQILGPAPAPLAKLRGRYRHHLVLKGTDIGTMTAEVRAAFAARRGTWRKSRSVALSVDVDPMSIL; translated from the coding sequence ATGCGTGAGCGGGATGGGATGGGCGCGGGCGGCCCGCGGGTGGAAGCGGGCGCCGAGTTCGCCCAGGTCGCCGTCGACGTGACGGCTGAGGGGACCGACAAGCTCTTCACCTACCTCGTGCCCCGCAGCCTGGCCGGGCGGCTGCAGCCCGGGCAGTGGGTGCGGGTGCCCTTCGGCCACCAGCGGATGGTGGGCCTCTACGTGGGCCCGGCCGAGCGGGCGCCGGAGGGCGTCGCCCTGAAGGAGATCGCCGGCCTCCTGCCCGAGATCCCGCCGATTCCGGCCCCGCTGGTGCAGCTGGCCCGGTGGACGGCCGACCGGTACCTCTCCACCTTCCCCGCCGCGCTGCGGCTCCTGCTGCCGCCCGAGGCGCGCCGGCAGGAGGTGCGCACGCTCACGATCACCAGCTACAGGCTGAACGTGGACGACGTGGAGGCCCTGGTGGAGCAGCTGGGCAGGCGGGCTCCCCGCCAGGCCGAGCTGCTCACCTATATGGCGCGGGTCGGGGGCGAGGCCGAGCGGGCGCAGGTGCTGGCCGACCTGGGCGAGTCCATCGCCGGGCCGATCAAGGTGGCCCTGGAGAAGGGGTGGCTGGTGGCAGGCCGGGTGGCCCGCCGGCGCGATCCCTTCGCCGGCGAGCAGGTCATCCCGACGCCGCCGCCCGTGCTCACCCCCGAGCAGCAGCAGGCGCTGGACTCCATCCGCCAGGAGCTGATCGCCCCGCCGGGCTTCCGGCAGCCGGTGCTGATCCACGGCGTGACCGGCTCCGGCAAGACCGAGCTCTACCTCAGGGCCATCGCCATGGTGCGGGAGATGGGGCGGAACGCCATCTGCCTCGTGCCCGAGATCTCGCTGACACCGCAGATGATCCAGCGGTTCCGGGCGCGCTTCGGCGGCGAGGTCGCGGTGCTCCACTCCGCCCTGTCGGCGGGGGAGAAGTTCGACGAGTGGCAGCGGATCCGCCGGGGCGAGGTCTCGATCGTCGTCGGCGCGCGGTCAGCCGTGTTCGCGCCTTTCGAGAACGTGGGGCTCATCATCATCGACGAGGAGCACGAGCAGTCCTACAAGCAGGAGTCGCCGCCGCCGGCCTACCACGCCCGGGAGGTGGCGGCCGAGCGGGCCCGGCTCGAGGGTGCGCTGCTGGTGCTGGGGTCGGCGACGCCGGCACTGGAGTCGTTCCACCTGGCCCGGACCGGGGTCTACCGGCTGGTCTCGCTGGACCACCGGGTCGACGACCGGCCCATGCCCAGCGTCACCCTGGTGGACATGCGGGAGGAGCTCAGGGCCGGCAACCGGTCGATCTTCTCCCGGGCGCTGGTCGAGGCGCTGGACCAGACGCTCGCGGCCCGGGAGCAGGCGATTCTCTTCTTGAACCGCAGGGGTTACAATACATTCATCCTGTGCCGGACCTGCGGCGAGGCGATCCAGTGCGTCAGCTGCGCCGTCGCCATGACGTACCACCTGGGCGACGACCACCTGGCCTGCCACTACTGCGACCACACGGCCCCGGTGCCCACGGTCTGCCCCAAGTGCGGCTCCAAGGCGATCCGGCACCTGGGGGCGGGCACCGAGCGGGTGGAGGAGGAGCTGCGCAGGCTCTACCCGGGCGCCAGGGTGGCCCGCATGGACGTGGACACCACCCGGCGGAAGGGCTCGCACGCGGCCATCCTCAAGCGGTTCGCGAACCGCGAGGTCGACGTGCTGGTGGGCACGCAGATGATCACCAAGGGGCTGGACTTCCCCGACGTCACGCTGGTGGGGGTGGTCCTGGCCGACACGAGCCTGAACCTGCCCGACTTCCGGGCGGCCGAGCGGACCTTCCAGCTGGTGACCCAGGTGGCGGGACGGGCCGGCCGGGGCGAGCGGCCGGGGCGGGTGATCGTGCAGACGTACCAGCCGGACCACGCGTCGTTGCTGGCGGCGGCGGAGCACGACTACCACCGGTTCTTCGCCGAGGAGGTGAAGTTCCGGGAGCAGCTGGACTACCCGCCCTTCGCCCACATGATCCACCTGGTCCTCTCGGGCGAGGAGGAGGCCGCGGTGATCGAGACGGCCCGGGCGGTGCACCAGCTGTTGGTCAGCGGGGGGTTCAGCGGGCAGATCCTCGGCCCCGCGCCCGCGCCGCTGGCGAAGCTGCGGGGCCGGTACCGGCACCACCTGGTGCTGAAAGGGACCGACATCGGGACGATGACGGCCGAGGTCCGTGCGGCGTTCGCCGCCCGTCGGGGGACGTGGCGGAAGTCCCGGTCGGTCGCGCTGTCGGTGGATGTGGACCCCATGAGTATCCTGTAG
- a CDS encoding zinc metallopeptidase yields MVFDPTYVLLLPAIIMVIWAQARVRSSFNEWSRVGTRSGVTAAQVARDILDRHGLTDVPVERVRGHLSDHYDPKARVVRLSDSTYHSNSIAAIGVAAHEVGHAIQHELSYTPLQVRNLIWPVARIGDGLGPFLVILGFFFGGQGGLWLMDLGILLFLGAVVFYLITLPVEYNASSRAVEILETGGYMTRQEVEGARKVLNAAALTYVAGAAAAVMSLVRLFFLRSMASDE; encoded by the coding sequence ATGGTATTTGATCCTACCTATGTGCTTCTGCTCCCGGCCATCATCATGGTCATCTGGGCGCAGGCGCGCGTGCGCAGCTCGTTCAACGAGTGGTCGCGGGTGGGTACCCGGTCGGGGGTGACGGCCGCGCAGGTCGCCCGTGACATCCTCGACCGCCACGGGCTGACCGACGTCCCCGTCGAGCGGGTGCGGGGCCACCTCTCCGACCACTACGACCCGAAGGCAAGGGTCGTCCGTCTCTCTGACTCGACCTACCACAGCAACTCCATCGCCGCCATCGGCGTGGCGGCCCACGAGGTGGGACATGCGATCCAGCACGAGCTCTCCTACACGCCGCTGCAGGTCCGCAACCTGATCTGGCCCGTGGCCCGGATCGGGGACGGCCTCGGCCCGTTCCTGGTCATCCTGGGGTTCTTCTTCGGCGGCCAGGGGGGCCTGTGGCTGATGGACCTCGGCATTCTCCTCTTCCTGGGCGCGGTCGTCTTCTACCTCATCACCCTGCCGGTGGAGTACAACGCCTCCAGCCGGGCGGTGGAGATCCTCGAGACCGGCGGGTACATGACCCGCCAGGAGGTCGAGGGGGCCCGGAAGGTGCTGAACGCCGCCGCGCTCACGTACGTGGCCGGCGCGGCCGCTGCGGTCATGAGCCTGGTGCGGCTGTTCTTCCTGCGCAGCATGGCGTCGGACGAGTAG